A window of the Carassius gibelio isolate Cgi1373 ecotype wild population from Czech Republic chromosome B16, carGib1.2-hapl.c, whole genome shotgun sequence genome harbors these coding sequences:
- the apoa2 gene encoding apolipoprotein A-II: protein MKLTFALILALQVSVCVWAQEWPQPDKELVEKYEGLKAVFFKRIVNAWEKTKAALQPTLEGSPTGDQAKQILEELSKRPRVESAIKIIGGLASDMEPMVDKARMALLGAYGHYLRPHIGEYLDRAITNIKPVLDTVLPHEG from the exons tgtcagtgtgtgtctgGGCACAGGAATGGCCCCAGCCTGACAAGGAGTTAGTAGAGAAATATGAGGGGCTGAAGGCAGTTTTCTTTAAGAGGATCGTCAATGCTTGGGAAAAGACCAAAGCTGCCCTTCAGCCAACACTCGAGGGCTCACCAACAGGAGATCAAGCCAAACAAATTCTTGAAGAACTGAGCAAAAGGCCAAGAGTGGAGAGTGCCATCAAAATCATCGG CGGTTTGGCCAGTGATATGGAGCCTATGGTGGACAAAGCTCGCATGGCTCTTCTTGGTGCTTATGGCCACTATCTGCGGCCCCACATCGGAGAATACCTGGACAGGGCAATCACCAACATCAAGCCCGTGCTGGATACTGTCCTGCCTCATGAGGGTTAG
- the apoc2 gene encoding apolipoprotein C-II produces MNKLLVITAVIAFLALGAESFRVPRQAEEERGTISTVVDTLKSYYDQSVDTASGYVETIKGYKLNEKAKNLYDDTVRAVSTYAGISYDQLYHMLYPQES; encoded by the exons ATGAACAAGCTACTGGTTATCACAGCTGTCATTGCTTTCCTTGCTCTGG GAGCGGAGAGCTTCCGTGTGCCCAGGCAAGCTGAGGAGGAGAGAGGCACCATTTCCACTGTGGTGGACACACTTAAGTCCTACTACGACCAGAGTGTTGACACTGCCAGCGGTTATGTTGAGACCATCAAGGGCTACAAGCTGAACGAGAAAGCCAA GAACCTGTACGACGACACAGTTCGTGCTGTCAGCACCTATGCCGGCATTTCCTACGACCAGCTTTACCACATGTTGTACCCTCAGGAAAGCTAA